A single genomic interval of Streptomyces sp. BA2 harbors:
- the dhaK gene encoding dihydroxyacetone kinase subunit DhaK, whose protein sequence is MKMLINVAETVVADALRGMAAAHPDLTIDVENRVIVRRDAPVDGKVALVSGGGSGHEPLHGGFVGPGMLSAACPGEVFTSPVPDQMVRAAAAVDSGAGVLFVVKNYTGDVLNFDMAAELAEDEGIQVAKVLVNDDVAVTDSLYTAGRRGTGATLYVEKIAGAAADERQPLERVEAIARQVNENTRSFGVALSACSTPAKGSPTFDLPSGELELGVGIHGEPGRERRPMMTSSEIADYAVDVVLQDLQPRNPVLVLVNGMGATPLLELYGFNAEAQRVLTERGVVVAHTLVGNYVTSLDMAGASVTLCQVDEELLRLWNAPVRTAGLRWGM, encoded by the coding sequence GTGAAGATGCTGATCAACGTCGCGGAGACGGTCGTAGCGGACGCGCTGCGGGGTATGGCGGCAGCGCATCCTGATCTGACGATCGACGTGGAGAATCGCGTGATCGTGCGCAGGGACGCTCCCGTCGACGGGAAGGTCGCCCTCGTCTCCGGCGGGGGATCCGGGCACGAGCCGCTGCACGGAGGGTTCGTGGGGCCGGGGATGCTGTCGGCCGCCTGTCCCGGTGAGGTGTTCACCTCGCCCGTGCCGGATCAGATGGTGCGGGCCGCGGCGGCCGTGGACAGCGGGGCGGGGGTGCTGTTCGTCGTGAAGAACTACACGGGTGACGTCCTCAACTTCGACATGGCCGCCGAGCTCGCCGAGGACGAGGGTATTCAGGTCGCCAAGGTGCTCGTCAACGACGACGTGGCCGTCACCGACAGCCTGTACACGGCGGGGCGGCGCGGGACCGGCGCGACGCTCTACGTGGAGAAGATCGCGGGGGCCGCGGCCGACGAGCGCCAGCCGTTGGAGCGGGTCGAGGCGATCGCGCGGCAGGTGAACGAGAACACGCGGAGTTTCGGGGTCGCGCTCAGCGCTTGTTCCACTCCCGCCAAGGGCAGCCCCACCTTCGATCTGCCGTCCGGCGAGCTGGAGTTGGGCGTCGGCATCCATGGCGAGCCGGGGCGTGAGCGGCGCCCGATGATGACGTCCAGCGAGATCGCGGACTACGCCGTGGACGTCGTGCTCCAGGATCTGCAGCCCCGCAATCCCGTGCTCGTGCTCGTCAACGGCATGGGGGCCACTCCCCTCCTGGAGCTGTACGGCTTCAATGCCGAGGCCCAGCGTGTCCTCACCGAGCGCGGCGTCGTCGTGGCCCACACGCTGGTCGGAAACTACGTGACCTCGCTGGACATGGCCGGGGCCTCCGTCACCCTGTGCCAGGTCGACGAGGAGCTGCTGCGGCTCTGGAACGCCCCGGTGCGTACCGCGGGGCTTCGCTGGGGTATGTGA
- the dhaL gene encoding dihydroxyacetone kinase subunit DhaL codes for MLDAAFLRHWLASAAALVDREAERLTELDSPIGDADHGSNLQRGFAAVVATLEKEAPATPGAVLTLAGRQLISTVGGASGPLYGTLLRRTGKALGDAAEVSEQEFAGALRAGVDAVSALGGAAPGDKTMLDALVPAVDALTESFRAARDAANEGALATTPLQARKGRASYLGERSIGHQDPGATSSALLFDALVETAEAGRE; via the coding sequence GTGCTCGACGCCGCATTCCTCCGTCACTGGCTGGCCTCGGCCGCCGCACTCGTCGACCGGGAGGCTGAGCGCCTCACAGAGCTGGACTCGCCGATCGGTGACGCCGACCACGGCAGCAATCTGCAGCGCGGGTTCGCCGCCGTGGTGGCCACTTTGGAGAAGGAGGCGCCGGCCACGCCGGGGGCCGTACTCACCCTGGCGGGACGGCAGTTGATCTCGACCGTGGGAGGTGCGTCCGGGCCGCTCTACGGGACGTTGCTCCGGCGTACCGGCAAGGCTCTCGGTGACGCCGCCGAGGTGAGCGAGCAGGAGTTCGCCGGCGCGCTGCGCGCGGGCGTCGACGCCGTCAGCGCGCTCGGTGGCGCGGCGCCCGGCGACAAGACCATGCTGGACGCGCTCGTCCCCGCGGTCGACGCGCTCACGGAGTCGTTCCGCGCGGCGCGCGACGCCGCCAACGAAGGCGCCCTGGCCACGACGCCTCTCCAGGCGCGCAAGGGGCGGGCCAGCTATCTGGGCGAACGCAGCATCGGGCACCAGGACCCCGGGGCGACCTCGTCGGCGCTCCTGTTCGACGCACTCGTAGAGACCGCGGAG
- a CDS encoding hydroxymethylcytosylglucuronate/cytosylglucuronate synthase, whose amino-acid sequence MHGVRPPDPRDVREKPVPAPGAPAATAGSAPVTVAVAGAEFGWGSSGKLSAVLAALRERSARPLRFVGLASGLGRPLLAQHAVDRWYDLPDGAPEGERTDAVAKVVEAEGIDAAVVVLDGPAAMALEAAGVPTVFVDSLPFLWTEGDLAELPLEVSLYCAQQCVELPRECIGVLGSVTELRWVEAVIGAPPEAPFPRRSRPEPFRRALVNLGGLRAPDLADWTRYPEIVVPAVLEALDTYGAHEAHVAGNLPADLAERLRAASGDADLSVTAGSLSHAEFLHRLATCDVLLTSPGLTTLLEAGSLSVPTVCLPPQNLSQIFNGRFHSRAVHADVRVVWPPEVFAEDEALARRSQGEDAALRIIYGGITSAADAGDAPRFVTAVRDGVLETLRRASSGADWGGLAAQVGTRGAAQVAEALLDVLDREPRPGPAAFSVPRTVQEGIDVHD is encoded by the coding sequence ATGCATGGTGTACGCCCTCCGGATCCGCGAGATGTCCGGGAGAAACCCGTCCCCGCCCCGGGCGCACCCGCCGCGACCGCCGGCTCCGCTCCGGTCACCGTCGCCGTCGCGGGCGCCGAGTTCGGCTGGGGAAGCTCCGGCAAGCTGAGCGCCGTCCTGGCCGCGCTGCGCGAACGGTCCGCCCGTCCGCTGAGGTTCGTCGGCCTCGCCTCCGGCCTCGGACGGCCGCTCCTGGCTCAGCACGCGGTCGACCGCTGGTACGACCTGCCGGACGGGGCTCCCGAGGGGGAGCGGACCGATGCCGTGGCGAAGGTGGTGGAGGCGGAGGGGATCGACGCGGCCGTCGTCGTGCTCGACGGTCCCGCGGCCATGGCCCTGGAAGCAGCGGGCGTGCCGACCGTGTTCGTGGACAGCCTGCCGTTCCTGTGGACCGAGGGCGACCTCGCCGAACTTCCGCTGGAGGTCTCCCTCTACTGCGCGCAACAGTGCGTCGAGTTGCCGCGGGAGTGCATCGGCGTACTCGGATCCGTAACGGAACTGCGCTGGGTCGAAGCCGTCATCGGTGCTCCCCCCGAGGCTCCGTTTCCCCGGCGGAGCCGTCCGGAACCGTTCCGGCGCGCCCTGGTGAACCTGGGTGGCCTGCGCGCCCCCGACCTGGCCGACTGGACGCGCTATCCGGAGATCGTCGTGCCCGCGGTGCTCGAAGCCCTCGACACGTACGGGGCTCATGAGGCGCATGTGGCGGGCAATCTGCCCGCCGATCTGGCCGAGCGGCTCCGTGCGGCGAGCGGCGACGCGGACCTCAGCGTCACGGCGGGGTCGCTCTCCCACGCCGAGTTCCTCCACCGGCTCGCCACCTGCGACGTTCTGCTGACCTCGCCGGGCCTGACCACCTTGCTGGAGGCCGGCAGTCTCTCGGTGCCCACCGTCTGCCTGCCGCCGCAGAACCTCAGCCAGATCTTCAACGGCCGCTTCCACAGCCGGGCCGTCCATGCCGACGTCAGAGTCGTCTGGCCGCCGGAGGTCTTCGCCGAGGACGAGGCCCTGGCCCGCCGATCGCAGGGCGAGGATGCGGCCCTCCGGATCATCTACGGGGGTATCACCTCCGCTGCCGATGCGGGCGATGCCCCGCGTTTCGTGACCGCCGTACGTGACGGCGTACTTGAGACTCTGCGGCGCGCCTCGTCCGGCGCCGACTGGGGAGGCCTCGCCGCCCAGGTCGGTACCCGTGGCGCCGCACAGGTGGCCGAGGCCCTGCTCGACGTACTCGACAGGGAGCCGCGCCCCGGCCCCGCCGCGTTCTCGGTTCCGCGTACCGTCCAGGAAGGCATCGACGTACATGACTGA